The Brachyhypopomus gauderio isolate BG-103 chromosome 7, BGAUD_0.2, whole genome shotgun sequence genome has a window encoding:
- the arhgef1 gene encoding rho guanine nucleotide exchange factor 1 isoform X8: MLLKRPSIVADDDKCSAIFSAVAIYMKHLGVKSRAQDSKKSKGFFRRKPPMKVRNILTEATGWWTGNSNETKLKNTEVDKDKGNPDCKGTGIPISIRINEGVAGSRKVPPTGPSTIQVPETREVPHGGVVTSTPDTPLDDAGLPSGPSESDGGNVSPLCPTLSVPVWDNTLPSDIPPEESHDKERRKIRSGVRRSESLCVERRHSRRGGSARAKQSRSRSDVDLQSAATSHPLSPSPQHSVFVDAPLLPTDSPTGTALSPLPQQEEVEPRLLELEQDPPNWREIAPSEVLSKLSKKETKRQEVINELFATEHAHVRMLSVLQTMFSRPLERDAIITSEEVSAIFPNLDEIIEMHYAFYETLKKLRQDDGYVVKIISTPLLNRFNGSEGEWFQRLTARFCSHQSWALDQIKNRQRKDPRFNLYILEAESKPQCRRLQLKDIIPIEMQRLTKYPLLLENIAKSTEDNTERQNIQQAAECCRKILNHVNEEVKLMENLLTIKDYQRRLDTSGLKPSNELYQEYKSFDMTSRNMIYEGPLTWRVTKEKALDVQGVLLGDLLVLLQKQDDKMLLKCQSKSISAQESKQMLSPIIKLDSAFLRDVATDRKAFYLIFTWDSGAQIYELVSPSMADKKIWTDMIKSAADELKKNGGSTLEKKRHGSMQASSMMSYSIPFNPPLSPAENGAEALKHNTVRDHDRLTDEKGRHSPPALIDYLAANGFDPLGHSNAPPEKLANDALNEVMAMKKLLEGDIRPSENAQSDGDYGASLEKEDKETDGQSLVEVESNQERPDGEEVREEEERGITAPPTLSQDHMDVLRHRLYSLEDKLKKLQNVEEDYHRLQEVLAKFTIQRGNYN, translated from the exons ATGAGACCAAACTAAAGAATACTGAAG TAGACAAGGATAAGGGCAACCCTGATTGTAAGGGCACAGGCATCCCCATTTCCATCCGCATCAACGAGGGCGTGGCCGGAAGCCGCAAGGTGCCGCCGACCGGACCCAGCACCATCCAGGTCCCGGAGACGCGCGAGGTGCCCCATGGCGGCGTGGTCACCTCCACCCCAGACACTCCCCTCGACGACGCAG GGTTGCCCAGCGGTCCGTCAGAGTCAGACGGGGGAAATGTATCTCCACTGTGCCCCACTTTGAGTGTGCCTGTCTGGGATAACACTCTTCCCAGTGACATCCCTCCAGAGGAAAGCCATGACAAAGAAAG ACGCAAGATAAG GAGTGGTGTGCGACGcagtgagagtctgtgtgtggagCGCCGTCACTCTcgtcgcggtggctccgcccgcgCCAAACAGTCGCGTTCCCGTAGCGATGTGGACCTACAGTCAGCCGCCACCTcccaccccctctcaccctcccccCAGCACTCCGTCTT TGTGGATGCGCCTCTGTTGCCAACCGACAGCCCAACAGGCACCGCCTTAAGCCCGTTACCACAGCAGGAGGAGGTAGAGCCACGCCTCTTGGAACTTGAACAGGACCCGCCCAACTGGAGAGAGATTGCACCCAGCGAAGTTCTGAGCAAACTCAGCAAGAaggagacaaagagacaggaaGTCATCAATG AGCTGTTTGCCACAGAGCACGCCCACGTGCGCATGCTGAGCGTACTCCAGACCATGTTCTCCCGTCCGCTCGAGCGGGACGCAATCATCACCTCAGAAGAGGTGTCAGCCATCTTCCCCAACCTGGACGAGATCATAGAGATGCACT ATGCTTTCTACGAGACCCTAAAGAAGCTCCGTCAGGATGATGGCTATGTGGTCAAAATCATCAGCACTCCCCTGCTCAACAGA TTTAACGGGTCTGAGGGCGAATGGTTCCAGAGGCTCACGGCTCGGTTCTGCAGCCACCAGTCCTGGGCCTTGGATCAGATCAAGAACAGGCAGAGGAAAGACCCAcgtttcaatttatatatacTG GAGGCAGAGAGTAAACCTCAGTGCAGGAGACTGCAGCTGAAAGATATCATTCCAATCGAGATGCAAAGACTCACAAAATACCCCCTTCTTCTGGAGAACATCGCCAAGAGTACAG AGGACAACACGGAGCGACAGAACATCCAGCAGGCTGCCGAGTGCTGCCGTAAGATCCTCAACCACGTCAACGAAGAGGTGAAGCTCATGGAGAACCTTCTG ACTATAAAAGACTACCAGCGCAGGCTTGACACGTCAGGACTGAAACCTAGCAATGAGCTTTACCAGGAGTACAAG TCTTTTGACATGACTTCCAGAAATATGATTTATGAGGGTCCactcacctggagagtaacgaaggagaaagctctCG aTGTGCAAGGTGTCCTCCTGGGTGACTTGCTGGTTCTACTGCAGAAGCAGGATGATAAGATGCTGCTGAAATGTCAGAGTAAGAGCATCAGTGCTCAGGAGAGCAAACAGATGCTCAGTCCCATCATCAAACTGGACTCCGCCTTCCTCCGAGACGTGGCcacag ATCGCAAGGCCTTCTACTTGATCTTCACCTGGGACAGTGGCGCGCAGATCTATGAGCTCGTGTCTCCATCTATGGCAGATAAGAAAAT TTGGACAGACATGATAAAGTCAGCAGCGGATGAGCTGAAGAAGAATGGCGGCTCCACCCTGGAGAAGAAGCGGCATGGCAGCATGCAAGCCAGCAGCATGATGTCATATAGCATccc CTTcaaccctcctctctctcctgctgaaaATGGAGCAGAAGCTCTCAAACACAACACTG ttcGAGACCATGACCGCCTTACAGATGAAAAGGGTAGGCACTCTCCACCCGCGCTGATTGACTACCTTGCAGCCAATGGGTTTGATCCGCTTGGCCACAGCAACGCCCCTCCAGAGAAGCTGGCCAATGACGCTTTGAATGAAG TGATGGCCATGAAGAAGCTTCTGGAAGGGGATATTAGGCCATCTGAAAACGCCCAATCTGACGGAGACTATGGAGCATCTTTAGAGAAAGAGGACAAGGAGACTGATGGCCAATCACTAG TGGAAGTGGAGAGCAACCAGGAGAGGCCGGatggagaggaggtgagagaagaggaagagcgAGGGATCACGGCTCCTCCGACACTTTCCCAGGATCACATGGACGTGCTCCGTCACAGACTCTACAGTCTGGAGGACAAGCTGAAGAAGCTACAG AATGTGGAGGAAGACTATCATCGACTGCAGGAAGTACTTGCCAAGTTTACCATTCAAAGAGGCAACTACAACTGA